From a single Arachis hypogaea cultivar Tifrunner chromosome 3, arahy.Tifrunner.gnm2.J5K5, whole genome shotgun sequence genomic region:
- the LOC112734601 gene encoding probable small nuclear ribonucleoprotein F produces MATIPVNPKPFLNNLTGKQVIVKLKWGMEYKGYLVSVDSYMNLQLANTEEYIEGQFTGNLGEILIRCNNVLYLRGVPEDEEIDAAAED; encoded by the exons ATGGCG ACTATACCAGTGAATCCGAAGCCTTTCTTGAACAATTTGACTGGGAAACAAGTTATTGTCAAATTGAAGTGGGGAATGGAATACAAAG GTTATCTAGTCTCTGTTGATTCCTATATGAATTTGCAG CTGGCTAATACCGAAGAATACATTGAGGGACAATTTACAGGAAACTTGGGAGAAATTTTAATCAG ATGCAACAATGTTCTTTACCTTCGAGGTGTGCCTGAAGATGAAGAAATAGATGCTGCTGCAGAAGACTAG
- the LOC112734600 gene encoding urease accessory protein G produces the protein MASGVEHSHDHHHDHDHDHHHNHDSGSNSWVGKDGRVYHSHDGLAPHSHEPIYSPGYFSRRAPPLSDRDFNERAFTVGIGGPVGTGKTALMLALCEHLRDNYSLAAVTNDIFTKEDGEFLVKHKALPEERIRAVETGGCPHAAIREDISINLGPLEELSNLYKADILLCESGGDNLAANFSRELADYIIYIIDVSGGDKIPRKGGPGITQADLLVINKTDLAAAIGADLAVMEKDALRMRDGGPFVFAQVKHKVGVQDIVNHVLQAWERATGKKRH, from the exons ATGGCTTCAGGGGTTGAGCATAGCCATGATCATCACCATGACCATGACCATGACCACCACCACAACCACGACTCAGGTAGTAATTCATGGGTAGGAAAAGATGGGAGGGTGTACCATAGCCACGATGGACTCGCACCGCATTCTCACGAACCCATATACTCACCTGGCTACTTCAGCAGAAGAGCTCCACCTCTTTCCGACAGAGACTTCAATGAAAGAGCCTTCACTGTTGGTATTGGTGGACCCGTCGGCACCGG GAAAACAGCATTAATGTTGGCACTCTGTGAACATCTTCGAGATAACTACAGTCTTGCTGCT GTGACAAATGATatattcactaaagaagatggtgAGTTCTTGGTGAAGCACAAAGCTCTTCCTGAGGAAAGGATACGTGCTGTAGAAACTGGGGGCTGCCCGCATGCCGCGATTAGGGAGGACATCAGTATTAATCTTGGACCATTGGAAGAGCTTTCAAACTTATACAAAGCAGATATACTTCTATGTGAATCTGGAGGAG ATAATCTGGCTGCCAATTTCAGCAGGGAACTGGCTGACTATATCATTTACATAATAGATGTATCTGGTGGCGATAAAATTCCTCGGAAAGGTGGTCCTGGAATCACACAGGCTGATCTCCTT GTGATAAACAAGACTGACCTTGCAGCAGCCATTGGAGCTGATTTGGCAGTCATGGAAAAGGATGCTCTTCGGATGAGAGATGGGGGGCCATTTGTCTTTGCACAG GTGAAGCATAAGGTTGGGGTGCAAGACATTGTGAATCATGTTTTGCAGGCTTGGGAAAGAGCTACAGGGAAGAAACGTCATTGA
- the LOC112734602 gene encoding uncharacterized protein At2g34460, chloroplastic, with the protein MAAPLFLRYPNFHTLLLNSTAPKSLSLVNFANMEASEITEQVEDKTREQEDLNVKKKKIFVAGATGSTGKRIVEQLLKKGFSVKAGVRDLDKARASLSSNNPSLQFVKADVTEGSDKLAEAIGDDSDAVVCATGFRPGWDLLAPWKVDNFGTVNLVEACRKRNVNRFILISSILVNGAAMGQLLNPAYIFLNVFGLTLVAKLQAEQYIRKSGINYTIIRPGGLKNDPPSGNVVMEPEDTLSEGSISRDQVAEVAVEALVYPEASYKVVEIVARPDAPKRSYHDLFGSI; encoded by the exons ATGGCTGCTCCTCTTTTTCTAAGATATCCAAATTTCCACACACTCCTTCTCAACTCTACTGCACCCAAATCTCTTTCACTTGTCAATTTCGCCAACATGGAAGCGAGTGAGATCACAGAGCAAGTGGAAGACAAAACACGTGAACAAGAGGATTTgaatgtgaagaagaagaagatctttgttgctggagccactggaagcacTGGGAAGAGGATCGTTGAGCAGTTGCTGAAAAAGGGTTTTTCTGTCAAGGCTGGGGTTAGAGACTTAGACAAGGCCAGGGCCTCACTTTCCTCTAACAACCCCTCTCTTCAATTT GTAAAAGCGGATGTCACAGAAGGTTCTGACAAGCTAGCTGAAGCAATTGGTGATGATTCGGATGCAGTAGTATGCGCCACGGGCTTTCGGCCAGGGTGGGATTTGCTTGCTCCATGGAAG GTTGACAATTTTGGCACAGTAAACCTAGTCGAAGCATGCAGGAAACGTAATGTTAACAGATTCATTCTTATCAGTTCCATCTTAGTCAATGGAGCAGCAATGGGACAGCTACTTAATCCAGCTTATATCTTTCTCAATGTTTTTGGACTCACCTTAGTAGCAAAACTACAAGCAGAACAATATATCAGGAAATCCGGCATAAATTACACGATAATTAGACCTGGTGGTTTGAAAAACGATCCTCCTTCTGGAAACGTTGTTATGGAACCAGAG GATACTCTTTCTGAGGGTTCCATATCCAGAGATCAAGTTGCAGAGGTAGCTGTGGAGGCATTGGTTTATCCTGAGGCATCTTATAAAGTTGTGGAGATAGTGGCTCGCCCTGATGCTCCTAAGCGCTCGTATCATGATCTTTTTGGTTCCATATGA